The stretch of DNA ATGGAACGAACCATTCGCTAGGTGGTTCATTGGCGGTACAACAAACGCCTCCTACGCCTGCCTTGATGTTCATGTTAAAGGCCCGGAGAAGAACAAGGTGGCCTACTACTGGGAAGATGAGCTGGGGAACACGAGAACCTACAGCTACCTCCAGCTATACAAAGAGGTGAACAGGCTAGCCTCCGCTCTCAGGAAGCTGGGCGTTAGAAAGGGCGACTATGTGATGATCTACCTGCCGATGATTCCCGAACTGCCGATAACTATGCTCGCGGCAGCGAGAATTGGGGCGCCCCACTCTGTCGTGTTCTCTGGCTTCAGCAGCCAGGCGCTCGCGGACAGGCTGCTGGACACTGGGGCAAAGATTCTCGTGACGGCGGATGTGGGCCTGAGAAGGGGGAAGTATCTCCCCCTCAAACCCATCGTGGATGAAGCGCTCAAGCAGTGCCCGGAGGTAAAGACCGTTGTCGTCGTAAAGCGGGGTCAGCAGGAGCCTCCCATGCAGCCCGGGCGGGATGTGTACTACCATGATGTGATGAAAAACACGGAGCCCTACGTGGCTCCAGAGGAGATGGAGGCCACGGAGCCCCTCTTCGCCCTCTACACGTCGGGCACGACGGGAAAGCCCAAGGGCATTGTCCACTCTACCGGCGGATACCTTGTCTACAGCCACGCGACATTCAAATGGGTGTTCAACCCCCAGCCCGATACAATATATTGGTGCACGGCGGACATCGGCTGGATAACCGGCCACACCTACATCGTCTACGCCCCGCTGCTCCACGGGGTCACGAGCTTCATGTTCGAGGGCTCCCCGGACTACCCGGCCATAGACAGGTGGTGGGAGCTCATCGAGAAGTATGGAATCACGATATTCTACACCTCACCAACTGCGCTGAGGATGTTCATGCGCTTCGGGGACGAGCCGGTGAAGAAGCACGACCTGAGCAGCCTTAGGCTTCTAGGCTCCGTCGGCGAGCCGATAAACCCGGAGGTCTGGGAGTGGTACTATCACGTGATCGGCGGCGAAAGGTGTCCGATTGTGGACACCTGGTGGCAGACCGAAACGGGGGGCATCCTGATATCGCCCGCGCCGGGAGAGGCCCTCGTCCCGCTCAAGCCCGGCTCCGCAACATTCCCGCTTCCGGGCATAGACGCTGCTGTGGTCGACGAGAACGGGAAGGAGCTTGAGGATGGGAACCGTGGTTTCCTCGTCATCAGGAAGCCCTGGCCGGGGATGCTGATGACCATTCACAAAGACCCCCAGAGGTACAAGGACGTCTACTGGTCTCGGTTCAAGGGCATGTATCTGGCCGGCGACTACGCCATCAGAGACAAAGAGGGCTACATGTGGCTCCTCGGGAGGGCGGACGAGACCCTCAAGGTAGCCGGCCATAGAATCGGAACCGCGGAGGTGGAGAGCGCCGCCGTCGCGCTGCCCTTCATTGCGGAGGCGGCAGTGGTCGGTGTTCCGGACCAGATAAAGGGCGAGAGCATCGTACTCTTTGCGATTCTCAAGCACGGCTACACGCCCAGCGAAGAGCTGCGAAAGAAGGTGAGGGACGGAATTCGCCAGCAGGTCGGGGCCTTTGCGGCGCCACAGGAGATTCACTTCGTGCCCAAGCTGCCAAAGACCCGCTCGGGAAAAATCATGAGGCGGATACTTAAGGCGCTCGCGACCGGCTCAGGTATAGGCGACGTCACCACTCTGGAGGACGCAACTTCGGTTGAAGAGATAAAGAAGACCTACGAGGAGATGAAAGCCCACGTGGAAGCCTCCAGGAAGTGAGGGCACGATTCTTGGTGCTCGTCCATCCCGGCGAATCTCCTCGCGATTAGCGCCCGTAGGAGCCAGTCTCACAGCCCCAACCATCTACCCGACTCCCGCGGCCCGGGGGGTACGCGTGCGCTCACGCTCTTTGAAACTCGACTTGCAGTCGAACGGAAGGTGGGGTTAATGAGCAAGGGGGCCACTAGGGAGGGACTGGGGACGGTGTTCGGCATGAGGCCGGAAACCGGCCGCTGGGTGTATGTTGCCCTCGGCCTCATTATGAACGTTTGCCTCGGAACCGTCTACGCTTGGAGCGTCTTCACAAAGGATTTAAAGGACTTCTTTGCCGCCGGCGGCCAGAGCCTCAGCGCGACGCAGCTCAACACCCCCTTCCTCGTTTTCCTCGCATTCTTCTCCATCTTGATGCCTGTGGCGGGGAAGCTCTTCAATAGGCTCAACCCGAAGCTGGTCATGCTCCTCGGTGGGGTTGCGGTGGGCGCGGGCTGGCTGCTCGCGGGCTACGCGATATACGACGTCGTATCCTTGGGCGCCGCCGCCTTCCCGCTCCTTGTCGTCGCCTATGGGGTCATTGCCGGTAGCGGTGTGGGTGTGGTCTACGGGGGCCCCATCGCAACATCAACGAGGTGGTTCCCAGACAGGAAGGGACTAGCGGTAGGGCTGACCGTCCTCGGGTTCGGAGTCTCGGCGGCCATAACCGCGCCCTTGGCGAGCTTTCTCATATCGGCCTACACGGTTCCAATGGCGTTCATGATTCTCGGCGCTCTCTTCTTTATACTACTTGTCATTCTCTCCTTGCTGATGAGATTCCCTCCGGCCGGGTGGACGCCCGCCGGCTGGAAACCCTCCGCCGCCACCGTCCCGGCGAGGGACCTGACCACCGCCCAGATGCTCCGCACGGGCAGCTTCTACGCTCTTTGGTTCTGCTTCATCGTCGGCAGCTTGGCGGGCCTGATGGCGATAGGGGTATCAAAGACAATAGGCACCGACTACGTGGGGCTTGAGCCGGCGACCGCCACCATGGCCGTCTCGCTCTTCGCCCTTCCCAACGGTGTTGGGCGCCCTCTCTTCGGCTGGCTCACCGACAGACTCACGCCTCGCTATGCCGCCGTGGTGTCGTTTGTACTCGTGATTCTTGGCGGCGTCGTGATGATTCCTGCCCAGGAGGGCAGCGGTTTGGCCGAGGGTGCCCGGCTGGCTCTCTTCCTCGCAGGCTTCTCCTGCCTTTGGATGACGCTTGGAGGCTGGCTGGCAATCGCCCCCACGACCACCTCCACTTTCTTCGGGCTGAAGAACCAGCCGAACAACTACGGGGTTGTTTTCTCGTCCTATGGAATCGGCGCCATCGCGGGCAACCTCTTGTCTGGATACGTCAGGGACGAGCTGAAGAACTACCTCTACATATTCTATCCGATAATCGCACTAGCGCTCATCGGGATTATCGTCGCGCTCGTGGGCATGAGGCCCCCCAAAACGGGTGAGGGTGCGAGGAGCGGCGGAGGGTAGGTGTCGCTGAGTCGCCTCTAAAGGAGCGGGCCGACTCATTTATAAACCCCCGACCATTCGGATATGGATGGCACAGGAAAGGGTCTTGGTTCTGGGGGCCGGTCTGCTGGGCTCCCGTCTGGTCAGGCTGGCGTCCGGAAAGTACGAGGTCCATGTTGCCGATCTGGACGAGTCCTTGGCCAGCGACACGGGCTTTTTCCACAAGCTCGACATCACCGACAGACTCGCACTTGAGGAGCTTGTGCTCTCTCTCAAGCCATCGGCGGTCTTCCACACCGCCGCCCTGACGAACGTGGACAGATGCGAGGTCGAGCCCTCGCTCGCAATGAGGGTCAACGCCGTCGCCACTGGCCATGTGGCCATAGCCTGTGCGAAGGCCAGGGCCTTCCTCTGCTACATTTCCACAGACTATGTCTTCGACGGTCAGAGAGGGATGTACAGGGAGACGGATAGGCCAAACCCTCTCAGCGTATACGGGCGCTCCAAGCTCACCGGCGAGAACGACGTCGAGTGCCTTGGAAAGCGCTGGCCCTGGTTGATAGCGAGGTCGTCGGTTCTCTACGGGGCGTTCAGAAAGCGCTTCAACTTCGCAACGTGGATAATCGATGAGTTGAGGGCCGGAAGAGAGATAAGGGTGGTCACCGACCAGTTCGCCAGCCCCACTCTAGCGGACGACTTGGCCGACGCCTGCCTTAGGCTCTGGGAGAAGGGGGGCCGGGGAATCTTCCATGTGGCCGGGAGGGAGCGCATAAGCCGCTACGACTTTGCCGTCAAGGTCTGCGAGGTCTTCGGCCTCGACCGCTCGCTGGTGCGACCCATAACGACGGCCGAGCTCAGGCAGAGGGCTCGAAGGCCCCCGGACTCGTCTCTCGACGTCTCTAAGGTCGAGGCTTTCCTCGGCCGAAAAATGCTGGACGTGCGAGAGGGTCTTGAGAGGATGAAGGAGGAGGAGAGGGCTTCACCGCCGGGGGAGAGAGGCCCGTCGTCCAGAACCGTCTGAGGACATGGGCCGCCGCAGGAGGGGCGCGTGAGAGCGGTCCGGGGAAGCCTTGGGGGCTCAGGTTTTATATTCAGGTTGGTGTTTCTCGGTTCGGTCGCTGGAATGAAGGGACTCATACTCTCTGGTGGCAGGGGAACCCGCCTCAGGCCACTGACGCACACGGGGCCCAAGCAGCTGATACCGATAGCCAACAAGCCCAACATATTGTACTGCCTGGAAGACCTCAGGGACGCCGGCATTACGGACATCGGTGTGATTCTGGGCGATGTGATGCCCGAGAAGGTTCGCGAGCTACTAGGCGATGGAAGCGCTTGGGGCGTGAAACTGACATACATAGTTCAGGGCGAGCCGAAGGGAATCGCCCACGCGGTCGGCTGCGCGCAGGAGTTCATGGGCAGCGAGCCGTTCGTGGTCTATCTCGGGGACAATGTCTTGAAGGGCGGGATAAAGAGAATGGTGGAGGAGTTCGAGAGGGAGGGGTACGATGCTCTGGTGGCCCTGAGCAGGGTCCCCGACCCGCAGAGGTTCGGCGTCGCGGAGCTCGATGAGAAAGGAAATATTATCCGGCTCGTGGAGAAGCCGAAGGAGCCGAAGAGCGATCTGGCTCTGGTGGGAATCTACTTCTTCAGGAGTTCGATTTTCGATATGATAAAGGAGCTGAAGCCCTCCTGGCGTAACGAGCTTGAGATAACGGATGCCATCGATATGCTGGTCCAGAGGAAGTACCGGGTCCGCGCCC from Thermoplasmata archaeon encodes:
- the acs gene encoding acetate--CoA ligase: MEEKKFYPFQSYMRMREDALRDIEKFWAEMARNIPWFRQWNKTLEWNEPFARWFIGGTTNASYACLDVHVKGPEKNKVAYYWEDELGNTRTYSYLQLYKEVNRLASALRKLGVRKGDYVMIYLPMIPELPITMLAAARIGAPHSVVFSGFSSQALADRLLDTGAKILVTADVGLRRGKYLPLKPIVDEALKQCPEVKTVVVVKRGQQEPPMQPGRDVYYHDVMKNTEPYVAPEEMEATEPLFALYTSGTTGKPKGIVHSTGGYLVYSHATFKWVFNPQPDTIYWCTADIGWITGHTYIVYAPLLHGVTSFMFEGSPDYPAIDRWWELIEKYGITIFYTSPTALRMFMRFGDEPVKKHDLSSLRLLGSVGEPINPEVWEWYYHVIGGERCPIVDTWWQTETGGILISPAPGEALVPLKPGSATFPLPGIDAAVVDENGKELEDGNRGFLVIRKPWPGMLMTIHKDPQRYKDVYWSRFKGMYLAGDYAIRDKEGYMWLLGRADETLKVAGHRIGTAEVESAAVALPFIAEAAVVGVPDQIKGESIVLFAILKHGYTPSEELRKKVRDGIRQQVGAFAAPQEIHFVPKLPKTRSGKIMRRILKALATGSGIGDVTTLEDATSVEEIKKTYEEMKAHVEASRK
- a CDS encoding OFA family MFS transporter, encoding MSKGATREGLGTVFGMRPETGRWVYVALGLIMNVCLGTVYAWSVFTKDLKDFFAAGGQSLSATQLNTPFLVFLAFFSILMPVAGKLFNRLNPKLVMLLGGVAVGAGWLLAGYAIYDVVSLGAAAFPLLVVAYGVIAGSGVGVVYGGPIATSTRWFPDRKGLAVGLTVLGFGVSAAITAPLASFLISAYTVPMAFMILGALFFILLVILSLLMRFPPAGWTPAGWKPSAATVPARDLTTAQMLRTGSFYALWFCFIVGSLAGLMAIGVSKTIGTDYVGLEPATATMAVSLFALPNGVGRPLFGWLTDRLTPRYAAVVSFVLVILGGVVMIPAQEGSGLAEGARLALFLAGFSCLWMTLGGWLAIAPTTTSTFFGLKNQPNNYGVVFSSYGIGAIAGNLLSGYVRDELKNYLYIFYPIIALALIGIIVALVGMRPPKTGEGARSGGG
- the rfbD gene encoding dTDP-4-dehydrorhamnose reductase — translated: MAQERVLVLGAGLLGSRLVRLASGKYEVHVADLDESLASDTGFFHKLDITDRLALEELVLSLKPSAVFHTAALTNVDRCEVEPSLAMRVNAVATGHVAIACAKARAFLCYISTDYVFDGQRGMYRETDRPNPLSVYGRSKLTGENDVECLGKRWPWLIARSSVLYGAFRKRFNFATWIIDELRAGREIRVVTDQFASPTLADDLADACLRLWEKGGRGIFHVAGRERISRYDFAVKVCEVFGLDRSLVRPITTAELRQRARRPPDSSLDVSKVEAFLGRKMLDVREGLERMKEEERASPPGERGPSSRTV
- a CDS encoding glucose-1-phosphate thymidylyltransferase: MKGLILSGGRGTRLRPLTHTGPKQLIPIANKPNILYCLEDLRDAGITDIGVILGDVMPEKVRELLGDGSAWGVKLTYIVQGEPKGIAHAVGCAQEFMGSEPFVVYLGDNVLKGGIKRMVEEFEREGYDALVALSRVPDPQRFGVAELDEKGNIIRLVEKPKEPKSDLALVGIYFFRSSIFDMIKELKPSWRNELEITDAIDMLVQRKYRVRAHIVTGWWKDTGKPEDILEVNHLILDDLQPYNKGTLEKDVIIKGRVGIGEGTRVLAGTVIRGPVVIGRNCTIGPNTYIGPYTSIGDGTVIEGGEIEASIVVGECKISCGRKIVDSLIGRGCSILPANRERPEGVRLVVGENSVLKI